In the genome of Hyphomicrobium sp. ghe19, the window GCTGCCAAAATCGTCCTCCGCAATCTTTCTCAAGATGCGGCGCATGATTTTGCCCGAGCGTGTTTTCGGCAGTCCGGGTGAAAACTGAATGAGATCCGGCGAGGCGATCGGTCCGATTTCACGGCGAACGTGGGCAACGAGGTCCTTTTTCAGTGCCTCATCGCCGCTTTCGCCTATGTTGAGCGTTACATAGCAATAGATGCCCTGGCCCTTGAGATCGTGCGGATAACCGACGACGGCGGCTTCTGCGACTTTCGGGTGGGAGACGAGCGCGCTTTCGACTTCGGCGGTTCCCATGCGGTGACCCGAGACGTTGATGACGTCATCGACGCGGCCCGTGATCCAGTAATAGCCATCGCTATCGCGGCGGCATCCGTCGCCGGTGAAATACATTCCCGGATACGAAGAGAAATAGGTCTGAACGAACCGTTCGTGGTCGCGGTAGATGGTTCGCGATTGTCCGGGCCAGCTATCGAGAACGACGAGGTTGCCTTGCGCTTCGCCGCCAAGGAATTGACCCTTGTCGTCCACGAGCGCCGGGCGAATGCCGAAGAAAGGCTTCGTCGCTGAACCGGGTTTCAACGGTGTGGCGCCGGGAAGCGGCGTGATGAGGATGCCGCCGGTTTCGGTTTGCCACCACGTGTCGACGATGGGGCACCGGTCGTCGCCGACGACGTGGTGATACCATTCCCAGGCTTCCGGATTGATCGGTTCACCTACCGAGCCGAGGAGACGCAGAGACGACCGGCTGGAGCCTTTGACGAATGCGTCGCCTGCACCCATCAAGGCGCGGATGGCCGTCGGCGCGGTATAGAAGATCGAGACCTTCCACTTGTCGACGACGTCCCAGCACCGCGATGCCGAGGGATACGTCGGCACGCCTTCGAACATCAGCGTCGTCGCGCCGTTCGCAAGCGGTCCGTATACAATGTAGCTGTGTCCCGTAACCCAGCCGATATCGGCCGTGCACCAATAAATGTCGTCTTCCTTGTAGTCGAAGACGTATTGGTGCGTCATCGATGCGTAGACGAGATAACCGCCGGTCGTGTGTACGACGCCTTTCGGCTTACCCGTCGAGCCGGAGGTGTAGAGAATGAAAAGCGGGTCTTCGGCACGCATTTCCTGCGGCTCGCATTCGGCAGGAACGGTTTGCAATTCTTCATGCAGCCAGAAATCGCGGCCATCCGTCCATGGCACGGGATTTCCGGTGCGGCGAACGACCAGGATCTTTTCGTCGCCCTTGCACCGGGCGAGTGCGGCGTCCGCGTTCTTCTTCAGCGGAACGGGCTTGCCGCCGCGAAGCGCTTCGTCGGCCGTTATGATGAGTTTTGAATCCGCGTCCTCGACGCGGTTCTGCAGGCTGTCGGGCGAGAAGCCGCCGAATACGATCGAATGGACGGCGCCGATACGCGTGCACGCAAGCATCGCGTAGGCAGCTTCTGGAATCATCGGCAGGTAGATCGTTACGCGGTCGCCCTTCTTGACGCCATGCTTCTTCAACACATTGGCGAAACGCTGCACGCGCTCGTGGAGCTGGCGATATGTGATCTGCTCGCTCTCGTTGGGATTGTCGCCCTCCCAGATGATCGCGACCTTATCGCCCCGCTTTTCGAGGTGACGATCGACGCAGTTCGCCGAAACGTTAAGCGTGCCATCCTCGTACCAGCGAATGTCGACGTTGGAGGGGGCGAAACTCGTGTTCTTGGCCCGCGTAAAGGGCTTGATCCAATTGAGCCGCTTTCCGGCGTCCGACCAGAAGCCTTCAGGGTCGGCAACCGACCGCTCGTACATCGCCTCGTAGGAATCAGCGTTAACATAAGCCCGCTCGGCCCATTGGGGGGGCACGGCGTAAACTTTTTCCGACATTAGAAGCGCTCCTCCGGTTGGCCGTCTGCGTAGCGGCCATTTCCCGTATTATGCTGTGGCCAGCGCCGCTTCACAACATGCTGGAAGGTGTCCTGACCAGCGTCTTCGGAAAAATATTCCGCGATTCAATACCGCACTGCCGCAAGACCTATCCGCCCCACACGATCGTGCGCTTGA includes:
- the acs gene encoding acetate--CoA ligase — encoded protein: MSEKVYAVPPQWAERAYVNADSYEAMYERSVADPEGFWSDAGKRLNWIKPFTRAKNTSFAPSNVDIRWYEDGTLNVSANCVDRHLEKRGDKVAIIWEGDNPNESEQITYRQLHERVQRFANVLKKHGVKKGDRVTIYLPMIPEAAYAMLACTRIGAVHSIVFGGFSPDSLQNRVEDADSKLIITADEALRGGKPVPLKKNADAALARCKGDEKILVVRRTGNPVPWTDGRDFWLHEELQTVPAECEPQEMRAEDPLFILYTSGSTGKPKGVVHTTGGYLVYASMTHQYVFDYKEDDIYWCTADIGWVTGHSYIVYGPLANGATTLMFEGVPTYPSASRCWDVVDKWKVSIFYTAPTAIRALMGAGDAFVKGSSRSSLRLLGSVGEPINPEAWEWYHHVVGDDRCPIVDTWWQTETGGILITPLPGATPLKPGSATKPFFGIRPALVDDKGQFLGGEAQGNLVVLDSWPGQSRTIYRDHERFVQTYFSSYPGMYFTGDGCRRDSDGYYWITGRVDDVINVSGHRMGTAEVESALVSHPKVAEAAVVGYPHDLKGQGIYCYVTLNIGESGDEALKKDLVAHVRREIGPIASPDLIQFSPGLPKTRSGKIMRRILRKIAEDDFGSLGDTSTLSDPAVVDDLISNRQNRRVV